From a region of the Haloferax volcanii DS2 genome:
- a CDS encoding methyltransferase domain-containing protein: MTSHDDRFVHYLRAKEPVDDRALHRPTLASLIDRLEARAESRSGEPLRVVSVGAGTGAMCRRLLSWGVFDAHDEIKYIMVDRTRGMADNAAAAFAEWARAAGWTAEPTPDGFRIERHGRSVSLTYVTSDLFEAMTVLPKAIDLVVAHAVLDVLPLRRAVDALLSRLTDDGLFYAPITFDGRTAFRPSHPDDDAVLGAYHETMRGGDRAGPNTGSDLLSTLRELGAPVVAAGGSDWVVHPPHDDEARIFLDRILGFVEESVGESAAVDRATLDGWLDARHDALAGDELAYVAHNLDVLAELD, encoded by the coding sequence GTGACCAGCCACGACGACCGGTTCGTCCACTACCTCCGCGCGAAGGAGCCCGTGGACGACCGCGCGCTCCACCGACCGACGCTCGCGAGCCTCATCGACCGGCTGGAGGCGCGCGCCGAGTCGCGGTCGGGAGAGCCGCTCCGCGTCGTCTCGGTCGGGGCGGGGACGGGCGCGATGTGTCGACGGCTCCTCTCGTGGGGCGTCTTCGACGCGCACGACGAAATCAAGTACATCATGGTCGACCGCACGCGCGGGATGGCGGACAACGCGGCCGCGGCGTTCGCTGAGTGGGCGCGCGCCGCCGGCTGGACCGCCGAGCCGACGCCCGACGGCTTCCGCATCGAACGCCACGGCCGCAGCGTCTCGCTGACCTACGTGACGAGCGACCTCTTCGAGGCGATGACGGTCCTCCCGAAGGCGATCGACCTCGTGGTCGCCCACGCGGTCCTCGACGTGCTCCCGCTCCGACGGGCGGTCGACGCGCTCCTCTCGCGGCTCACCGACGACGGCCTCTTTTACGCGCCCATCACGTTCGACGGTCGAACCGCGTTCCGCCCGAGCCACCCCGACGACGACGCGGTGCTCGGCGCGTACCACGAGACGATGCGCGGCGGCGACCGCGCGGGACCGAACACCGGCTCCGACCTCCTGTCGACCCTGCGGGAACTCGGCGCGCCGGTCGTCGCGGCCGGCGGCTCGGATTGGGTCGTCCACCCGCCGCACGACGACGAGGCGCGAATCTTCCTCGACCGAATCCTCGGCTTCGTCGAGGAATCCGTCGGAGAGTCGGCCGCGGTCGACCGCGCGACGCTCGACGGGTGGCTCGACGCCCGACACGACGCCCTCGCGGGCGACGAACTCGCGTACGTCGCTCACAACCTCGACGTGTTGGCCGAACTCGACTGA
- a CDS encoding CDP-alcohol phosphatidyltransferase family protein: MLETGGAAAAATLVVGGLLAVEWLWLVSRAAPSPETAAATWAAGTLLVVVGLCVYAYANADENVAPGNAGTAESAAESPRAYDDLGVPTTVTLVRGFLVAGVAGIVGVALHGSLSPSWGWAAAGGYGVAAALDALDGALARRLDRVSRLGARLDTAVDAFGLLVAPLAGVLLGELAWWYLSVGAARYVFLVGRRLRERAGRPTFDLPPRASRRVLAGVQMVVVPLALAPGVFDSWMPLVTGVAAAALLVGFARDWGYVSGRLGNEGDGDAPVAE; this comes from the coding sequence GTGCTCGAAACCGGCGGCGCGGCGGCCGCGGCCACGCTGGTGGTCGGCGGACTGCTCGCCGTCGAGTGGCTCTGGCTCGTCTCGCGGGCCGCACCCTCGCCCGAGACCGCCGCGGCGACGTGGGCCGCCGGGACCCTGCTCGTCGTCGTCGGGCTCTGCGTGTACGCCTACGCGAACGCGGACGAGAACGTCGCGCCCGGAAACGCCGGAACGGCCGAATCCGCGGCGGAATCGCCCCGCGCCTACGACGACCTCGGGGTCCCGACCACCGTCACGCTCGTCCGCGGGTTTCTCGTCGCGGGCGTCGCGGGCATCGTCGGCGTGGCGCTCCACGGGTCGCTGAGTCCGTCGTGGGGGTGGGCCGCCGCCGGCGGCTACGGCGTCGCCGCCGCGCTCGACGCGCTCGACGGGGCGCTCGCCCGCCGACTCGACCGCGTCAGCCGCCTCGGCGCGCGACTCGACACCGCGGTCGACGCCTTCGGCCTCCTCGTCGCCCCGCTCGCGGGCGTCCTCCTCGGCGAACTCGCGTGGTGGTACCTCTCGGTCGGGGCGGCGCGGTACGTCTTTCTCGTCGGCCGCCGCCTCCGCGAGCGAGCGGGGCGACCGACGTTCGACCTCCCGCCCCGCGCCTCGCGGCGCGTCCTCGCCGGCGTCCAGATGGTCGTCGTCCCGCTGGCGCTCGCACCCGGCGTCTTCGACTCGTGGATGCCGCTCGTGACCGGCGTCGCGGCCGCGGCGCTCCTCGTCGGCTTCGCTCGGGACTGGGGCTACGTCTCGGGCCGCCTCGGAAACGAGGGCGACGGAGACGCGCCAGTCGCGGAGTAA
- a CDS encoding potassium channel family protein has product MSISGDGPGLSKAKRRLGRYLAGAGLLMLTFSIAYQWAAGFFAGEDITFLQAVHVVVETFTTTGYGEQTRFWVDHPPLLALSILMQLTGVTTVFLTLPLFLVPLVEDALRTAPPTASTRSDHVVICTFTPRGDALVDELDSMDVPYVILEADRDRAEELHGAGYDVVHGDPEDVESLEAANAAEALAIVADDDDETNASIILAAKQAAPDARVVSLIEDPDVADYHRYAGADRVVSPRRLLGESLAGKATTSISSELGDAIEIGEDFEVAELLVQRGSPAEGRTIAESGIGDVTGVNVIGAWFTGEFVSPPAPHAVIDEHTILLVVGREKQLEELRALTLSSARRFRRGTVIVAGYGEVGSTAAEKLASAGVPHLVVDKQDKPGVDLVGDITDPQTLSEANVSEARGVLLALDNDTTAVFATLVSERVSEETEVIARANETESIAKLYRAGADYVLALSTVAGRMLASTVLDEEVIAPQSQIEIVRTNAPGLVGRTLAGADVRARTNCTVIAVERNGALVTEVGPEFRVEADDDLVVAGVDEDIYRFNEQFG; this is encoded by the coding sequence ATGTCTATTTCGGGCGACGGCCCCGGGTTGTCGAAGGCGAAGCGACGACTCGGCCGCTATCTCGCGGGTGCCGGGCTGTTGATGCTCACGTTCTCCATCGCGTACCAGTGGGCGGCGGGATTTTTCGCCGGCGAGGACATCACCTTCTTGCAGGCGGTCCACGTCGTCGTCGAGACGTTCACGACGACGGGCTACGGCGAACAGACCCGATTTTGGGTCGACCATCCGCCGCTGCTCGCGCTGTCGATTCTGATGCAACTCACGGGCGTCACGACCGTCTTCCTCACGCTCCCGCTGTTTCTCGTCCCGCTCGTCGAAGACGCCCTGCGGACCGCGCCGCCGACGGCGTCGACGCGCTCGGACCACGTCGTTATCTGCACGTTCACCCCTCGCGGCGACGCCCTCGTGGACGAACTCGATTCGATGGACGTGCCATACGTGATTCTCGAAGCCGACCGCGACCGCGCCGAGGAGCTACACGGCGCGGGCTACGACGTCGTCCACGGCGACCCCGAGGACGTCGAGTCGTTGGAGGCGGCGAACGCGGCCGAGGCGCTCGCCATCGTCGCCGACGACGACGACGAGACGAACGCGAGCATCATCCTCGCCGCGAAGCAGGCCGCGCCGGACGCCCGCGTCGTCAGCCTCATCGAGGACCCCGATGTCGCTGACTACCACCGCTACGCCGGGGCCGACCGGGTCGTCTCGCCGCGCCGGCTCCTCGGCGAGAGCCTCGCGGGCAAGGCGACCACGTCCATCTCTTCGGAACTCGGCGACGCCATCGAAATCGGCGAGGACTTCGAAGTCGCGGAGCTGCTCGTCCAGCGCGGCAGCCCCGCCGAGGGTCGGACCATCGCCGAGAGCGGCATCGGGGACGTCACCGGCGTCAACGTCATCGGCGCGTGGTTCACCGGGGAGTTCGTCTCCCCGCCGGCCCCCCACGCCGTCATCGACGAACACACAATCCTGCTCGTCGTCGGCCGCGAGAAGCAGCTCGAAGAACTCCGCGCGCTGACGCTGTCGTCGGCGCGGCGCTTCCGCCGCGGGACCGTCATCGTCGCCGGATACGGCGAGGTCGGTTCCACCGCGGCCGAGAAGTTGGCGAGCGCCGGCGTCCCGCACCTCGTCGTCGACAAGCAGGACAAGCCCGGCGTCGACCTCGTCGGCGACATCACCGACCCGCAGACGCTCTCCGAGGCGAACGTCTCCGAGGCTCGCGGCGTCCTCCTCGCGCTCGACAACGACACCACGGCCGTCTTCGCCACGCTCGTCTCCGAGCGCGTCTCCGAGGAGACGGAGGTCATCGCCCGCGCCAACGAGACCGAAAGCATCGCCAAGCTCTACCGCGCCGGCGCGGATTACGTCCTCGCGCTCTCGACGGTCGCCGGCCGGATGCTCGCCTCGACGGTGCTCGACGAGGAGGTCATCGCGCCGCAGTCGCAGATAGAAATCGTCCGGACGAACGCCCCCGGCCTCGTGGGGCGGACCCTCGCCGGGGCCGACGTTCGCGCCCGAACGAACTGCACCGTCATCGCCGTCGAGCGAAACGGCGCGCTCGTCACCGAGGTCGGCCCGGAGTTCCGGGTCGAAGCCGACGACGACCTCGTCGTCGCCGGCGTGGACGAAGACATCTACCGCTTCAACGAGCAGTTCGGGTGA
- a CDS encoding cytochrome c oxidase subunit 3, with product MSTEEAHDDHGHHLPAVQDWPRGFGEASWWPFVTAVGGAGIYAGAGLYVMGQDGIVGQTAGPAVFVGSIFLFLAGLYGWLYHAFVSHFWSRDASQKSASKLRWGMIAFLGSELGTFGALFAYYFFIRAGTWPPQELPHLTGSLVLANTAILIVSSLTLHWAHVAIREENHRNFILGLAVTLLLGVIFIGGQVYEYYEFIVHSNFSITDGIFGSAFYGLTGLHGLHVSLGAVLLGIVFVRALRGQYSTERHVSVSTASMYWHFVDVVWIFLVVVLYVGAEVGA from the coding sequence ATGAGTACCGAAGAAGCACACGACGACCACGGCCATCACCTGCCGGCGGTTCAGGACTGGCCGCGCGGCTTCGGCGAGGCGAGCTGGTGGCCGTTCGTCACCGCCGTCGGGGGCGCGGGCATCTACGCCGGTGCCGGGCTGTACGTCATGGGACAGGACGGAATCGTCGGCCAGACGGCGGGCCCCGCCGTGTTCGTCGGCAGTATCTTCCTCTTCCTGGCCGGACTCTACGGCTGGTTGTACCACGCGTTCGTGAGCCACTTCTGGTCGCGCGACGCGAGCCAGAAGAGCGCATCGAAGCTCCGCTGGGGGATGATTGCCTTCCTCGGCTCCGAACTCGGGACGTTCGGCGCGCTGTTCGCGTACTACTTCTTCATCCGCGCGGGGACGTGGCCACCGCAGGAACTCCCGCATCTCACGGGGTCGTTAGTGTTAGCGAACACCGCCATCCTCATCGTGTCCAGTCTCACGCTCCACTGGGCGCACGTCGCCATCCGCGAGGAGAACCACCGTAACTTCATCCTCGGGCTCGCGGTCACGCTCCTGCTCGGCGTGATATTCATCGGCGGGCAGGTGTACGAGTACTACGAGTTCATCGTCCACTCGAACTTCTCGATTACCGACGGCATCTTCGGGTCGGCGTTCTACGGCCTCACCGGCCTGCACGGCCTCCACGTCAGCCTCGGCGCGGTGCTTCTCGGTATCGTCTTCGTCCGCGCGCTCCGCGGGCAGTACTCCACCGAGCGCCACGTCTCTGTCAGCACGGCCTCGATGTACTGGCACTTCGTGGACGTCGTCTGGATCTTCCTCGTCGTCGTCCTCTACGTCGGCGCGGAAGTCGGCGCGTAA
- a CDS encoding phytoene/squalene synthase family protein, translating to MSRHADARPPATDDDLDWCHDAVQGVSRTFALTVDVLDEPMASHICIGYLLCRIADTVEDSSSIAPDEQAHLLRLYDRALDSDDDTTVDEFVAAVQPHLPPEGEQSDDWMVVANTARVFRTFEALPEDVREAVTPPVRELVSGMAMFVERYSQTGGLRIQSREELEEYCYYAAGTVGNLITNLVTRGNVDSERRSRLYDTAEEFGLLLQLVNIAKDVHDDYTSENNVYLPADWLDDAGVPQEEVVDPEHNDRTASVVARTADHAKSFLDDAQTYLETVPLREGNTLAAWAIPFLLAVGTLRELVANPEHAVTGEGVKISRQEVFAVVSEMNGASSESLAEMREIISRQPFHRATTNLD from the coding sequence ATGTCTCGACACGCCGATGCCCGGCCACCGGCAACTGATGACGACCTCGATTGGTGTCACGATGCAGTTCAGGGGGTCTCTCGGACCTTCGCCCTCACGGTCGACGTCCTCGACGAACCGATGGCGTCGCACATCTGTATCGGATATCTCCTCTGTCGAATCGCCGACACCGTGGAGGATTCGTCTTCAATCGCGCCCGACGAGCAGGCACACCTCCTTCGACTCTACGACCGCGCGCTCGACTCCGACGACGACACGACCGTCGACGAGTTCGTGGCCGCCGTACAGCCGCACCTCCCCCCGGAGGGCGAACAGTCCGACGACTGGATGGTCGTCGCCAACACCGCTCGGGTCTTCCGGACGTTCGAGGCGCTGCCGGAGGACGTGCGGGAGGCGGTCACGCCGCCGGTCCGCGAACTCGTCTCGGGCATGGCGATGTTCGTCGAACGCTACTCCCAGACCGGCGGGCTCCGCATCCAGTCCCGCGAGGAGTTAGAGGAGTACTGCTACTACGCCGCCGGCACCGTCGGCAACCTCATCACGAACCTCGTGACCCGCGGCAACGTCGACAGCGAGCGCCGCTCGCGGCTCTACGACACCGCCGAGGAGTTCGGCCTGCTCCTCCAGCTCGTGAACATCGCGAAGGACGTGCACGACGACTACACCTCCGAGAACAACGTCTACCTCCCCGCCGACTGGCTCGACGACGCGGGCGTCCCGCAGGAGGAGGTCGTCGACCCCGAGCACAACGACCGCACGGCCTCGGTGGTCGCGCGGACCGCCGACCACGCGAAGTCGTTCCTCGACGACGCGCAGACCTACCTGGAGACGGTGCCGCTCCGCGAGGGCAACACGCTCGCCGCGTGGGCGATTCCGTTCCTCCTCGCGGTCGGGACGCTCCGCGAACTCGTCGCCAACCCCGAACACGCGGTGACGGGCGAGGGCGTCAAAATCTCCCGACAGGAGGTGTTCGCCGTCGTCTCCGAGATGAACGGTGCGAGCTCCGAGTCGCTCGCCGAGATGCGCGAAATCATCTCGCGCCAGCCGTTCCACCGAGCGACGACGAACCTCGACTGA